A genome region from Manihot esculenta cultivar AM560-2 chromosome 5, M.esculenta_v8, whole genome shotgun sequence includes the following:
- the LOC110615914 gene encoding translation initiation factor eIF-2B subunit delta, translated as MDTRRGWRAVPKVRQVGFFTPNEPLPPARTQSGPPDSSSSPLSNSPAGNSLSPVMIPPPRHLSDNLAHRATSPLPVPEPSAYRRPIPGGDHVTVVGSYNPNEMLLGASSPSSRIGDGEFSEESSLGWFRRSNSAKFASSFPGGGFDLTSIRSSETLEVGVKKPVGVKKPVEVPEKSGMAAADLQIESQSSSKPLKEKTTKAERRALQESQRAAKAAAKGEATGKPAISSEGAATSKPVKQQQSHKKGAPSSAASVAAFDRKGVDRPPEKEKKKEVPPPRMQFDDKNRVEKAKKRAVVNQTEARNRVELFRHLPQYEHGTQLPDLEAKIFQLDPMHPAIYKVGLQYLAGDISGDNARCIAMLQAFQEVIKDYSTPPEKSLTRDLTAKLGSYISFLIECRPLSMSMGNAIRFLKSRIAKLPLSLSESEAKESLCSDIDRFINEKIVLADKVIVRHAASKVRDGDVLLTYGSSCVVEMILLYAHELGKQFRVVIVDSRPKLEGQALLRRLVAKGLSCTYSHINAVSYIMHEVTRVFLGASSVLSNGTVYSRVGTACVAMVAHAFRVPVLICCEAYKFHERVQLDSICSNELGDPDAIAKVSGRMDVNYLDNLANKENLQLLNLIYDATPSEYISMIITDYGMIPPTSIPVIVREYRREHLWI; from the exons ATGGACACTCGTAGAGGTTGGCGTGCAGTCCCTAAGGTCCGCCAGGTCGGATTCTTCACTCCCAACGAGCCTCTGCCGCCGGCTCGGACTCAGTCTGGTCCGCCTGACTCTAGCTCCTCGCCGCTCTCCAATTCTCCTGCGGGCAACTCCTTATCTCCAGTAATGATCCCCCCACCACGTCACCTCTCTGATAACCTTGCTCATCGCGCCACCTCGCCACTCCCTGTCCCCGAGCCATCTGCCTATCGCCGTCCTATCCCCGGCGGCGACCATGTGACTGTGGTGGGGAGCTACAATCCGAACGAAATGCTGCTCGGGGCATCCTCGCCTTCAAGTAGGATAGGTGATGGAGAATTTTCGGAGGAATCTTCTCTTGGTTGGTTTCGCCGGAGTAACTCTGCTAAGTTCGCTTCGAGTTTCCCTGGTGGTGGATTCGATTTGACGTCGATAAGATCATCCGAGACTTTGGAAGTTGGAGTGAAAAAGCCCGTTGGAGTTAAAAAGCCTGTTGAAGTACCTG AAAAAAGTGGAATGGCTGCTGCAGATCTGCAAATTGAATCACAATCAAGTTCAAAGCCGTTGAAAGAGAAGACGACAAAGGCCGAAAGACGTGCATTGCAGGAATCCCAACGAGCTGCAAAAGCTGCTGCAAAAG GAGAAGCTACTGGTAAACCTGCTATATCATCTGAGGGAGCAGCTACCAGTAAACCTGTGAAGCAGCAACAATCCCATAAGAAAGGGGCTCCTTCTTCTGCAGCGTCAGTTGCTGCTTTTGATAGGAAAGGAGTGGATCGTCCAccagagaaagagaagaagaaagaagtccCTCCTCCGCGCATGCAGTTTGATGATAAAAATCGAGTGGAAAAGGCTAAAAAGCGTGCAGTGGTCAATCAAACTGAAGCTAGGAATAGGGTTGAGTTGTTCCGGCACTTACCTCAATATGAGCATGGaactcagcttcctgatcttgAGGCCAAAATTTTCCAACTTGATCCAATGCATCCTGCTATTTACAAG GTTGGATTACAGTATTTGGCAGGAGATATCTCTGGGGATAATGCTCGTTGTATTGCAATGCTACAGGCATTCCAGGAAGTCATCAAGGACTACTCCACACCGCCAGAAAAATCTCTTACCAGGGATTTAACAGCAAAACTAGGTAGTTACATTTCCTTTTTGATTGAATGCCGGCCACTTTCTATGAGTATGGGAAATGCAATTAGATTTCTGAAGAGTCGTATTGCAAAGTTGCCTTTGAGTCTATCTGAATCGGAAGCAAAAGAATCCCTTTGTTCAGATATTGATCGGTTCATAAATGAGAAGATAGTACTTGCTGACAAGGTGATAGTTAGACATGCTGCTTCAAAAGTCAGGGATGGGGATGTTCTTCTTACGTATGGATCATCATGTGTTGTTGAGATGATTCTGTTATATGCCCATGAGCTTGGGAAACAGTTCCGGGTTGTGATAGTGGACTCACGTCCTAAACTTGAAGGCCAAGCTTTACTTCGCAGGCTGGTGGCAAAGGGCCTGAGTTGTACATATAGTCACATAAATGCAGTTTCTTATATCATGCATGAAGTCACTAGAGTTTTTCTGGGGGCTTCCTCTGTATTGTCCAATGGGACTGTTTATTCAAGGGTAGGAACTGCATGTGTTGCTATGGTTGCTCATGCATTCCGTGTTCCAGTTCTAATATGCTGTGAAGCCTATAAGTTTCATGAAAGGGTTCAACTGGATTCAATATGCTCAAATGAACTAG GTGATCCAGATGCCATTGCAAAGGTTTCTGGAAGAATGGATGTAAACTACCTGGATAATCTGGCTAATAAAGAAAATCTTCAGCTTTTAAATTTGAT ATATGATGCCACTCCTTCAGAATATATCTCTATGATTATCACTGATTATGGCATG ATCCCACCTACAAGTATCCCTGTTATCGTCCGTGAATATCGGAGAGAACACTTGTGGATATAA